Proteins encoded by one window of Vampirovibrionales bacterium:
- a CDS encoding ribose-phosphate pyrophosphokinase, with protein sequence MRLPELESIPKHYDTSKVKIFTGRAHPVLAQEIANYLGTALSEIEVKNFCDGETYVRVKESVRGHDVFVIQPTCQPVNENLMELLLIIDALKRSSANKITAVIPYFGYARQDRKTVGREAISAKLVADLISTAGAHRVVAMDLHTGQLQGFFNILTDHLYVTPVMLNYIRKKNLKDLVIVSPDAGGVERARVYAKKLDCPIAIIDKRRSGHNQAQVYHIIGDVTDRTAILIDDMIDTAGTMCAAAELVRKSGARCVYAAAAHAVFSGPALERLEASAFTEVIVSNTAPLPFPAQDSQKIVQLSIAPILGEAIRRIHDDESVSKMFE encoded by the coding sequence ATGAGACTTCCCGAACTTGAAAGCATCCCCAAACACTACGACACGAGCAAAGTGAAGATTTTCACCGGGCGCGCGCACCCCGTGCTGGCGCAAGAAATTGCCAACTACCTCGGCACGGCCCTCAGCGAAATCGAGGTCAAGAACTTCTGCGACGGCGAAACTTATGTCCGCGTTAAAGAAAGCGTTCGCGGCCATGACGTCTTCGTCATTCAGCCCACTTGCCAGCCCGTCAATGAGAACCTGATGGAACTTCTGTTAATCATCGACGCGCTCAAGCGCTCCAGCGCCAACAAAATCACCGCCGTTATTCCGTATTTCGGCTATGCGCGGCAAGACCGTAAGACCGTCGGGCGCGAAGCCATCTCGGCCAAGCTTGTCGCGGATCTCATTTCAACCGCCGGGGCGCACCGCGTGGTGGCCATGGACTTACACACCGGCCAGCTCCAGGGCTTTTTCAATATTCTGACGGATCACCTCTACGTCACGCCCGTCATGCTCAACTACATCCGTAAGAAAAACCTCAAAGACCTGGTAATCGTATCACCGGACGCCGGCGGCGTTGAGCGCGCGCGCGTCTACGCCAAGAAACTCGATTGCCCCATCGCCATTATCGACAAGCGCCGCAGCGGCCATAATCAGGCGCAGGTATACCATATTATTGGGGACGTGACCGATCGCACGGCCATTCTCATCGACGATATGATCGATACGGCCGGTACGATGTGCGCTGCCGCCGAACTGGTCCGAAAGTCCGGCGCGCGCTGCGTGTACGCCGCCGCCGCTCATGCGGTATTTTCGGGTCCGGCGCTGGAGCGGCTGGAAGCCTCGGCTTTTACGGAAGTCATCGTCAGCAACACGGCTCCGCTGCCGTTTCCGGCGCAAGACAGTCAGAAAATCGTTCAACTGTCGATCGCGCCGATTCTCGGCGAAGCAATTCGCCGCATCCACGATGACGAATCTGTCAGCAAGATGTTTGAATAA
- a CDS encoding methylenetetrahydrofolate reductase → MLFSEKLAADGPLITVELSPPRGTDVSSMLANARALQGRVDAINVPDCQRSILKMSSLAAAALIESQTGIETVWQLTCRDRNLIALQADLMGAWALGLRTVLALTGDPVQVGDQKDLAAQVFHLESTRLIELIRGLNQGVDAIGVPLKKGGSRFTVGSALNLARLSKQAQRNRLRVKLEKGVDFFQTQPVYDLAPILEMREIMTETCAQVGCAVPKVLVGIVPPSSAKAARFMNEVVTGIQIPQAFIDLLERSEDPKGESLAFCADVVARLAPHCDGFHFMPVAMERRMPDLLDRCFPAPVAAPSPAPARRAEPLQT, encoded by the coding sequence TTGCTGTTTTCTGAAAAACTGGCTGCCGACGGGCCGCTGATTACCGTTGAGCTGTCTCCGCCGCGAGGAACGGACGTTTCTTCGATGCTGGCAAACGCGCGGGCGCTGCAAGGCCGCGTGGATGCTATCAATGTACCCGATTGCCAACGATCGATTCTCAAAATGAGTTCGTTGGCCGCCGCTGCATTGATTGAATCCCAAACCGGCATCGAAACCGTGTGGCAACTGACCTGCCGCGATCGCAACCTGATCGCGCTTCAGGCCGATTTGATGGGCGCATGGGCGCTCGGCCTGCGAACCGTTTTGGCGCTCACCGGCGATCCGGTGCAGGTAGGCGACCAGAAAGATCTGGCCGCGCAAGTGTTTCATCTGGAGTCCACCCGCCTGATCGAGCTGATTCGCGGGCTGAATCAAGGCGTGGACGCCATCGGGGTTCCCCTTAAAAAAGGCGGCTCGCGCTTTACCGTCGGATCTGCGCTGAATCTGGCGCGCCTTTCCAAGCAGGCGCAGCGCAACCGGCTGCGCGTCAAACTCGAAAAGGGCGTTGACTTCTTTCAGACCCAACCGGTCTATGATCTTGCGCCAATTCTCGAAATGCGCGAGATTATGACCGAAACCTGCGCTCAGGTAGGCTGTGCGGTCCCCAAGGTATTGGTGGGCATTGTACCGCCCAGTTCCGCAAAAGCCGCGCGCTTTATGAATGAGGTCGTCACGGGAATTCAGATTCCGCAGGCGTTTATTGATCTCCTCGAACGATCGGAAGATCCCAAAGGCGAGAGTCTGGCCTTTTGCGCCGACGTGGTCGCGCGCCTGGCGCCGCATTGTGACGGGTTTCACTTTATGCCGGTGGCGATGGAGCGCCGCATGCCCGATCTGCTGGATCGCTGCTTTCCGGCGCCTGTCGCCGCGCCCTCGCCCGCCCCGGCCCGGCGCGCGGAACCACTCCAGACATAA
- a CDS encoding glycosyltransferase family 2 protein, with protein MSTLSPVRLETILLDLEARHTAIPHLYVVLPAYNESEALVAIAWELEQVLKDYAFQILVVDDGSTDLSIPLLEMADLPHTRILRHERNQGLGAALRTGLSAACQRATQDGDVVIVMDSDCTHTPYLIDRLVRLIREGNDIAIASRYRYGSQVIGLSPVRELLSHGASWLFRAILPIRNVRDYTCGYRAYRVSLLRRAMAHYGDQLITENGFSCMAELLVKLARFGALACEAPMVLRYDRKRSTSKMRVAQTIVKSLGVLARLWRLRQLQQ; from the coding sequence GTGTCCACGTTGTCCCCCGTTCGTTTGGAAACGATTCTGCTGGATCTCGAAGCCCGGCACACGGCGATTCCTCACTTATATGTCGTCCTGCCCGCCTACAACGAGAGCGAAGCGCTGGTCGCCATCGCGTGGGAACTGGAGCAAGTACTCAAAGACTATGCCTTTCAGATTCTGGTAGTGGATGACGGCAGCACCGATCTGTCTATCCCCCTGCTGGAAATGGCGGATCTTCCTCATACGCGCATTCTTCGTCACGAGCGCAATCAAGGGTTGGGCGCAGCGCTGCGGACCGGGCTCAGCGCCGCCTGTCAGCGCGCCACGCAAGACGGCGATGTGGTGATCGTGATGGATTCCGATTGCACGCACACCCCGTATCTGATCGATCGCCTGGTGCGTCTGATTCGAGAAGGCAACGATATCGCCATCGCCTCGCGCTATCGCTACGGTTCGCAAGTCATCGGCCTGAGCCCGGTGCGCGAACTGCTCAGCCATGGCGCAAGCTGGCTGTTTCGGGCGATTCTACCCATCCGTAACGTACGCGATTACACCTGCGGCTACCGCGCTTACCGCGTCTCGCTGTTACGACGCGCCATGGCGCATTACGGCGATCAGCTGATCACCGAAAACGGATTCTCGTGCATGGCTGAGTTGCTGGTGAAACTGGCGCGTTTCGGCGCCCTGGCCTGCGAGGCCCCAATGGTCTTACGCTATGACCGGAAACGATCAACCTCTAAAATGCGCGTGGCGCAGACCATTGTTAAATCGCTGGGCGTGTTGGCGCGGCTCTGGCGCCTGCGGCAGCTCCAGCAGTAA